Proteins encoded together in one Salvelinus fontinalis isolate EN_2023a chromosome 6, ASM2944872v1, whole genome shotgun sequence window:
- the LOC129858557 gene encoding gap junction beta-1 protein-like yields the protein MNWGSFYAVISGVNRHSTGIGRIWLSVIFIFRILVLVVAAESVWGDEKSGFTCNTEQPGCNSVCYDQFFPISHIRLWALQLILVSTPALLVAMHVAHRRHINKKILKKSGRVSPKELEQIKNQKFAIAGALWWTYMISVLFRIVLEVGFLYIFYLIYPDFKMFRLVKCDSYPCPNTVDCFVSRPTEKTIFTVFMLSVSGMCVLLNLAEVAYLIGRACLRCIHGNREETKVAGIGQKLSSYKQNEINQMIADQSKFKFTVGARKTSMEKGERCSAF from the coding sequence ATGAACTGGGGGTCCTTTTACGCCGTGATCAGCGGCGTAAACAGGCATTCCACCGGCATCGGCCGCATCTGGCTGTCTGTCATCTTCATCTTCAGAATCCTGGTCCTCGTGGTGGCGGCCGAGTCGGTCTGGGGTGACGAGAAGTCTGGCTTCACCTGCAACACCGAGCAGCCCGGCTGCAACTCTGTCTGCTATGACCAGTTCTTTCCCATCTCACACATCCGCCTGTGGGCCTTGCAACTCATCCTGGTGTCCACGCCTGCTCTCCTAGTGGCCATGCATGTAGCCCATCGCAGACACATCAACAAGAAGATCCTGAAGAAGTCCGGGCGCGTTTCCCCGAAGGAGCTGGAACAAATCAAGAATCAGAAGTTTGCGATCGCAGGCGCCCTCTGGTGGACCTACATGATCAGTGTGCTGTTTAGGATCGTTCTGGAAGTCGGCTTCCTTTATATATTCTATCTGATCTACCCTGACTTCAAGATGTTTCGTCTGGTCAAGTGTGACTCGTACCCCTGTCCCAACACTGTGGACTGCTTCGTGTCGCGACCCACGGAGAAAACCATCTTCACCGTGTTCATGCTCTCCGTGTCGGGGATGTGCGTTCTCCTCAACCTGGCCGAGGTGGCCTACCTGATTGGCAGAGCCTGTCTGAGGTGTATCCATGGTAACCGGGAAGAGACTAAGGTAGCAGGGATCGGTCAGAAACTGTCCTCCTACAAACAGAATGAAATCAACCAGATGATCGCTGACCAGTCGAAGTTCAAGTTCACCGTGGGAGCTAGGAAAACCtctatggagaagggagagaggtgcTCTGCTTTCTGA